The following coding sequences are from one Capsicum annuum cultivar UCD-10X-F1 chromosome 3, UCD10Xv1.1, whole genome shotgun sequence window:
- the LOC124896903 gene encoding uncharacterized protein LOC124896903, producing MYGTVCRPHQSLPLSLSKSAITAVSPISPSNNGEPAKTVAATSPPASFTRHPPAGPASRDHQPPTSLHSDRRTTSQRRLHRRSGQPPPLIHAAAISVAVSGAITSRDSASLPFHRSHPCPN from the exons ATGTACGGTACAGTATG CCGCCCACATCAATCTCTACCACTTTCTCTCTCTAAATCCGCCATCACCGCCGTCTCTCCTATATCTCCGTCCAACAACGGCGAACCAGCCAAAACCGTCGCTGCCACTTCTCCGCCGGCGTCCTTCACCCGTCACCCACCTGCAGGACCCGCCAGCCGCGACCATCAACCGCCAACGTCGCTGCACAGCGACCGGCGAACTACCAGCCAACGCCGCCTCCACCGGAGAAGCGGGCAACCGCCGCCGCTAATCCATGCAGCCGCCATCTCAGTCGCCGTCTCCGGTGCAATCACTAGCCGTGATTCAGCCTCTCTTCCCTTTCACCGGTCACATCCTTGCCCGAATTGA
- the LOC107862006 gene encoding CASP-like protein 1C2 isoform X2 encodes MTGAVFKESKCCPGYKFARMAKTKVSMGVRFIIFVITLAAALTMLSSRQTVYIKDGYYILPPYKNSNNGYPFKATYKNWNSFKFFIAVNFIGAAFNLLVMILPDGSRLWKLVVVLDTVITMTLIASCAAAFETY; translated from the exons ATGACCGGCGCGGTTTTTAAGGAATCCAAGTGTTGTCCG GGATACAAGTTTGCAAGAATGGCAAAGACAAAAGTTTCGATGGGAGTAAGATTCATAATCTTTGTTATAACATTAGCAGCCGCACTTACCATGTTGTCTAGCAGACAAACAGTCTATATAAAAGATGGATATTATATTTTACCACCTTACAAGAATTCCAACAATGGTTACCCATTCAAAGCAACATACAAAAATTGGAACAGCTTTAA GTTCTTTATAGCTGTAAATTTTATTGGAGCTGCTTTCAACCTTCTAGTTATGATTCTTCCTGATGGAAGTCGTCTATGGAAGTTGGTCGTTGTTTTGGATACG GTTATTACAATGACACTTATTGCAAGTTGCGCTGCAGCATTCGAGACCTATTAA
- the LOC107865854 gene encoding ethylene-responsive transcription factor ERF003, translating into MAPPQQKYRGVRQRHWGSWVSEIRHPSLKTRIWLGTYETAEDAARAYDEAARLVCGPTARTNFPYNADDSQSFLSSALIAKLQRCQMTSFTTMPKRPGTTKLEDGKKENQISPLIRNRGDGDQGQSTESASQQFNALEDEHIDQMIEELLDYGSIEMSSVLQE; encoded by the exons ATGGCTCCACCACAACAAAAGTATCGTGGAGTTCGCCAGCGGCATTGGGGTTCTTGGGTCTCCGAAATTCGCCATCCTTCCTT GAAGACAAGGATCTGGCTAGGAACATATGAGACAGCAGAGGATGCAGCCAGAGCATACGATGAAGCAGCAAGACTCGTGTGTGGTCCAACAGCACGCACTAATTTCCCTTACAATGCCGACGACTCTCAATCATTTCTGTCTTCTGCTTTGATAGCTAAACTTCAAAGATGCCAAATGACATCTTTCACCACCATGCCCAAAAGACCTGGAACGACGAAATTGGAAGATGGTAAAAAAGAGAATCAAATCTCACCACTTATTAGGAACAGAGGAGATGGAGATCAAGGCCAGAGTACTGAGAGTGCGTCACAACAATTCAACGCACTGGAAGATGAGCATATTGATCAGATGATTGAGGAATTACTTGATTATGGTTCTATTGAGATGTCTTCTGTTCTCCAAGAATAA
- the LOC107862006 gene encoding CASP-like protein 1C2 isoform X1 gives MKVLHLGFALLDFHYYQSGYKFARMAKTKVSMGVRFIIFVITLAAALTMLSSRQTVYIKDGYYILPPYKNSNNGYPFKATYKNWNSFKFFIAVNFIGAAFNLLVMILPDGSRLWKLVVVLDTVITMTLIASCAAAFETY, from the exons ATGAAAGTGCTGCACTTGGGGTTCGCGCTGCTTGACTTTCATTACTATCAATCG GGATACAAGTTTGCAAGAATGGCAAAGACAAAAGTTTCGATGGGAGTAAGATTCATAATCTTTGTTATAACATTAGCAGCCGCACTTACCATGTTGTCTAGCAGACAAACAGTCTATATAAAAGATGGATATTATATTTTACCACCTTACAAGAATTCCAACAATGGTTACCCATTCAAAGCAACATACAAAAATTGGAACAGCTTTAA GTTCTTTATAGCTGTAAATTTTATTGGAGCTGCTTTCAACCTTCTAGTTATGATTCTTCCTGATGGAAGTCGTCTATGGAAGTTGGTCGTTGTTTTGGATACG GTTATTACAATGACACTTATTGCAAGTTGCGCTGCAGCATTCGAGACCTATTAA